A part of Variovorax sp. HW608 genomic DNA contains:
- the hpnE gene encoding hydroxysqualene dehydroxylase HpnE: MNLAVVGGGWAGMACAVEAVRAGHAVSVFEAARNWGGRARAVAATLPDGREVLLDNGQHILIGAYTASLDLMARVGVDPREALQRVPLNLRFPDGTGLSLPRLAPWIDHATRRIAPLDVLAGVLGARGWSWQDKLSLLKTATRWQRQGFVCADHETVADLSAPLTPRVQAELTEPLCVSALNTPAAQASGKVFLRVLDEALFRTPGGSELLLPRVDLGALFPQAADRWLQGRGARTELGRRVRSIEPAGHGWQVDGEAFDRVVLACSPWEAARLSAGIAASWSATADALAHEAITTIYLHGDVRLPAPFLALRSAPRTPAQFAFDRGQLGGPRGLLAFVISASGDDRELLQQQVIAQAREQLGLDRLAPVLTVMERRATFACTPGLVRPPMQVAPRLLACGDYIEGAYPGTIEGAVRSAIVAAASL; encoded by the coding sequence ATGAACCTCGCGGTGGTGGGGGGCGGCTGGGCGGGCATGGCGTGCGCGGTAGAAGCCGTGCGCGCCGGCCATGCGGTCAGCGTGTTCGAGGCCGCGCGCAACTGGGGCGGCCGCGCGCGTGCCGTCGCCGCCACCTTGCCGGACGGCCGCGAAGTCCTGCTCGACAACGGCCAGCACATCCTCATCGGCGCCTACACCGCCTCGCTGGACCTGATGGCGCGCGTCGGCGTCGATCCACGCGAGGCCTTGCAGCGCGTTCCGCTGAACCTGCGCTTTCCGGATGGCACCGGCCTGTCGCTGCCGCGGCTTGCGCCATGGATCGACCATGCGACGCGCCGCATCGCGCCGCTGGACGTGCTGGCCGGTGTGCTCGGCGCACGCGGCTGGTCGTGGCAGGACAAGCTGTCGCTGCTGAAGACCGCCACCCGCTGGCAGCGACAGGGCTTCGTCTGCGCGGACCATGAAACGGTGGCCGATCTCTCCGCCCCGCTCACGCCGCGCGTGCAGGCGGAGCTCACCGAGCCGCTGTGCGTCTCGGCGCTCAACACGCCGGCCGCGCAGGCCAGCGGCAAGGTCTTTCTTCGCGTGCTCGACGAGGCGCTGTTCCGCACGCCGGGTGGATCAGAGCTTCTGTTGCCGCGCGTCGATCTCGGCGCGCTGTTTCCGCAGGCGGCCGACCGCTGGCTGCAGGGGCGCGGCGCCCGCACGGAACTCGGCCGCCGCGTGCGCTCGATCGAGCCGGCCGGCCACGGCTGGCAGGTCGACGGCGAGGCTTTCGATCGCGTGGTGCTGGCGTGCTCGCCGTGGGAGGCCGCACGGCTTTCGGCCGGCATTGCGGCAAGCTGGTCCGCCACCGCAGATGCGTTGGCGCACGAAGCCATCACCACCATCTACCTGCATGGCGACGTGCGGCTTCCGGCGCCCTTTCTCGCACTGCGCAGCGCCCCCCGGACGCCCGCCCAGTTCGCGTTCGACCGGGGACAGCTCGGCGGTCCGCGCGGCCTGCTCGCCTTCGTCATCAGCGCGAGCGGCGACGATCGCGAGCTGCTTCAGCAGCAAGTGATCGCGCAGGCACGCGAGCAGCTCGGGCTGGATCGGCTCGCGCCCGTGCTGACCGTGATGGAACGGCGCGCCACCTTCGCCTGCACGCCGGGTCTGGTCCGCCCGCCGATGCAGGTCGCGCCACGGCTCCTGGCCTGCGGCGACTACATCGAAGGCGCGTACCCCGGAACCATCGAAGGCGCGGTGCGCAGCGCGATCGTGGCCGCCGCGTCGCTCTAG
- the hpnD gene encoding presqualene diphosphate synthase HpnD: protein MTPEQYVQDKAAASGSSFYYAFLFLPKLRRAAITAFYAFCREIDDVVDEVSDPGVAATKLAWWRTEVSQAFAGQPHHPVMQALMPHTAEYGIEERQLQEVIQGCQMDLEQTRYLDFQALRRYCHLVAGVVGEGAARIFGQTDPQTTAYAHKLGLALQLTNIIRDVGEDALRGRIYLPVNELQQFDVKAHEILNRVHSERFVALMKFQAARAQAAYDEALGLLPAADRRAQKPGLMMASIYRTLLSEIERDDFQVLNQRVSLTPVRKLWLAWRVQALGKL from the coding sequence ATGACACCCGAGCAGTACGTCCAGGACAAGGCCGCTGCATCGGGCAGCAGTTTTTATTACGCGTTCCTGTTTCTGCCGAAGCTGCGCCGCGCCGCGATCACCGCCTTCTATGCGTTCTGCAGGGAGATCGACGACGTGGTCGACGAAGTCAGCGACCCCGGTGTCGCAGCGACCAAGCTCGCCTGGTGGCGCACCGAGGTTTCGCAGGCCTTCGCCGGCCAGCCGCACCACCCGGTGATGCAGGCGCTCATGCCGCACACCGCCGAGTACGGCATCGAGGAGCGGCAACTCCAGGAAGTGATCCAGGGCTGCCAGATGGACCTGGAGCAGACCCGCTATCTCGATTTCCAGGCGCTGCGCCGCTACTGCCATCTCGTGGCCGGCGTGGTCGGGGAAGGCGCGGCGCGCATCTTCGGGCAGACTGACCCGCAGACCACGGCCTACGCGCACAAGCTCGGTCTGGCGCTGCAACTGACCAACATCATTCGCGACGTCGGCGAGGACGCACTGCGCGGCCGCATCTACCTGCCGGTGAACGAACTGCAGCAGTTCGACGTCAAGGCGCACGAGATCCTGAACCGCGTGCATTCCGAGCGCTTCGTGGCGCTCATGAAGTTTCAGGCGGCGCGCGCCCAGGCGGCCTACGACGAGGCGCTCGGCCTGCTCCCCGCAGCCGACCGGCGCGCGCAGAAGCCCGGGCTCATGATGGCGAGCATCTATCGCACGCTGCTGTCGGAAATCGAGCGCGACGACTTCCAGGTGCTCAACCAGCGTGTGAGCCTGACACCCGTACGCAAGCTGTGGCTGGCGTGGCGTGTCCAGGCCCTCGGGAAACTGTGA
- the hpnC gene encoding squalene synthase HpnC: protein MSTRSPPVVAAPPTHYENFPVASWLCPPRLRPPIAAIYAFARTADDIADEGDAGPAQRLDALMAFRADLAAAARGMPPSPSWPGVFGPLAHAVQAFALPEQLLADLLSAFMQDIEKTRDRAGYADRAELLDYCRRSANPVGRLLLHLYGVNDERALRQSDAICSALQLINFWQDLSVDLPRGRYYLPREECEAHGLNASSFETFRPLGSAPAPAPAIALVASLVAWARRLMNEGAPLVHALPGRAGWELRFVIQGGSRILDKIEALGCDTFAARPTIGKADAPLVAWRALLMRRQSPA from the coding sequence GTGTCAACCCGCTCCCCTCCGGTCGTCGCGGCCCCGCCGACCCACTACGAAAACTTCCCCGTCGCCTCCTGGCTATGCCCGCCGCGGCTGCGGCCGCCGATCGCCGCCATCTACGCCTTCGCACGCACGGCCGACGACATCGCCGACGAAGGCGATGCCGGTCCCGCGCAGCGCCTCGACGCGCTCATGGCCTTTCGCGCCGATCTGGCCGCGGCGGCACGCGGCATGCCGCCTTCGCCAAGCTGGCCCGGGGTCTTCGGCCCGCTCGCGCACGCCGTGCAAGCCTTCGCGCTGCCTGAACAGTTGCTCGCAGACCTGCTCTCTGCCTTCATGCAGGACATCGAAAAGACCCGCGACCGCGCCGGCTACGCGGACCGCGCCGAACTGCTCGACTACTGCCGCCGCTCCGCCAACCCGGTCGGCCGGCTGCTGCTGCATCTGTACGGTGTGAATGACGAACGCGCGCTGCGCCAGAGCGACGCGATCTGCAGCGCGCTGCAACTCATCAATTTCTGGCAGGACCTGAGCGTCGACCTGCCACGCGGCCGCTACTACCTGCCGCGCGAGGAGTGCGAAGCGCACGGGTTGAACGCGTCGAGCTTCGAGACCTTCCGCCCGCTCGGTTCTGCGCCCGCGCCGGCACCGGCGATCGCGCTGGTCGCCAGCCTCGTCGCCTGGGCCCGCCGCCTGATGAACGAAGGCGCGCCGCTGGTGCACGCGCTGCCGGGCCGCGCGGGTTGGGAACTGCGCTTCGTGATCCAGGGCGGCAGCCGCATCCTCGACAAGATCGAGGCGCTCGGCTGCGACACCTTCGCGGCCCGTCCGACGATCGGCAAGGCCGATGCGCCGCTCGTCGCCTGGCGGGCGCTACTTATGCGGAGACAATCACCCGCATGA
- a CDS encoding potassium transporter Kup, with translation MKTTLPQLGSGESASHPRAGPALMLAALGVVFGDIGTSPLYAFKETLNPEHGIPFTPEAVLGLLSLVFWGLMVVVTLKYVVFVLRADHDGEGGILALQALARKAVTITPTSPWLLPLIGGLGLVGAAMFYGDSLITPAISVLSAVEGLEVEAPALQPFVIPGSIAILVALFAVQRRGTGLVGRVFGPVMLLWFVVIAVGGLQQVILQPQVLAALDPRHAVGFLFTHRAHSLAVLGAVFLAFTGGEALYADMGHFGAHPIRLAWLFIALPALVLNYFGQGALVLGNPAAVDNPFFRLFPPWAVLPMVVLAAMATVIASQAVISGAFSITAQAMRMGYLPRMRIVQTSGEAIGQIYVPGVNWLLMVGVVLLVLGFRSSSALSAAYGIAVSITMVTTTLLAGIIAYKLWRWNRVAVVLGALVFALVDTTFVVANSLKVLEGGWLTLAAAAIVMAIFTTWATGRRLGLQAAEAERLPLVPFIQSLAADMPHRVKGTAVFLNPDAETVPHALLLNLKHNQVLHSQIIVLRVLSCDTPRVDARLRIEAELLGYGIWVVTARHGFMERPNVPEFIRILAYQKGLACDSMTTSYFVSRASVGDDRLPQMNPLRRALFGWLQRNAGRASDYFLLPDNRLVEMGQRT, from the coding sequence ATGAAGACAACGCTGCCACAACTGGGTTCCGGGGAATCCGCTTCCCATCCCCGTGCAGGTCCGGCCCTGATGCTTGCGGCACTGGGCGTGGTGTTCGGTGACATCGGGACGTCGCCGCTCTACGCTTTCAAGGAGACACTGAATCCGGAGCACGGCATTCCGTTCACGCCGGAAGCGGTGCTCGGCCTGCTGTCGCTGGTGTTCTGGGGGCTGATGGTCGTCGTGACGCTGAAGTACGTGGTGTTCGTGCTGCGCGCCGACCACGACGGCGAGGGCGGCATCCTGGCGCTCCAGGCGCTGGCGCGCAAGGCCGTGACCATCACGCCGACTTCACCGTGGCTCCTGCCGCTGATCGGAGGGCTCGGCCTCGTGGGCGCGGCGATGTTCTACGGCGACAGCCTGATCACGCCGGCGATCTCGGTCCTCTCGGCGGTCGAGGGCCTCGAGGTCGAGGCACCGGCGCTGCAGCCCTTCGTCATCCCGGGTTCGATCGCGATCCTGGTCGCGCTGTTCGCGGTTCAGCGGCGGGGAACGGGGCTGGTGGGCAGGGTGTTCGGGCCGGTGATGCTGCTGTGGTTCGTCGTGATCGCGGTCGGCGGCCTGCAGCAGGTGATCCTGCAGCCCCAGGTACTCGCCGCGCTCGATCCCCGGCATGCGGTGGGCTTCCTGTTCACGCATCGGGCGCATTCGCTGGCCGTGCTGGGCGCGGTGTTCCTGGCCTTCACGGGCGGGGAGGCGCTTTATGCGGACATGGGGCATTTCGGCGCCCACCCGATCCGCCTCGCATGGCTGTTCATCGCCTTGCCGGCCCTGGTGCTGAACTATTTCGGCCAGGGGGCGCTGGTGCTCGGCAATCCGGCGGCCGTCGACAATCCGTTCTTCCGGCTCTTTCCGCCCTGGGCAGTGCTGCCGATGGTGGTGCTCGCCGCGATGGCCACGGTGATCGCCTCGCAGGCGGTGATCTCGGGCGCCTTCTCGATCACGGCGCAGGCCATGCGCATGGGCTACCTGCCGCGCATGCGCATCGTGCAGACCTCGGGCGAGGCCATCGGCCAGATCTATGTGCCGGGCGTCAACTGGCTGCTGATGGTGGGCGTGGTGCTGCTGGTGCTCGGGTTCCGGAGTTCGAGCGCCTTGTCGGCGGCCTACGGCATCGCGGTGTCGATCACGATGGTCACCACCACCCTGCTGGCCGGGATCATCGCCTACAAGCTGTGGCGCTGGAACCGCGTGGCGGTGGTGCTGGGCGCGCTGGTCTTCGCCTTGGTCGACACGACCTTCGTCGTGGCCAACAGCCTCAAGGTGCTGGAGGGCGGGTGGCTCACGCTGGCTGCGGCGGCGATCGTGATGGCGATCTTCACGACCTGGGCGACGGGCCGGCGGCTCGGCCTCCAGGCGGCCGAGGCCGAGCGCTTGCCGCTGGTGCCCTTCATCCAGTCGCTGGCTGCCGACATGCCGCACCGGGTCAAGGGGACGGCGGTGTTCCTCAACCCCGATGCCGAAACCGTGCCGCACGCGCTGCTGCTGAACCTCAAGCACAACCAGGTGCTGCATTCGCAGATCATCGTGCTCAGGGTGCTGTCGTGCGACACGCCGCGCGTGGACGCGCGATTGCGCATCGAGGCCGAGCTGCTCGGCTACGGCATCTGGGTCGTGACCGCGCGGCACGGCTTCATGGAGCGGCCCAACGTGCCCGAATTCATCCGCATCCTGGCCTACCAGAAGGGGCTGGCCTGCGACTCGATGACCACGTCCTACTTCGTCTCGCGCGCATCGGTGGGGGACGACCGGCTGCCGCAGATGAACCCTTTGCGCCGGGCCCTGTTCGGCTGGCTGCAGCGCAACGCCGGCCGTGCCTCGGACTACTTCCTGCTGCCCGACAACCGGCTCGTGGAGATGGGACAGCGGACCTGA
- a CDS encoding efflux RND transporter periplasmic adaptor subunit: MTASSNFRIPLCIGALAAALVLAGCSRSPAAQEPVRAVKVIAVGVSGYDTEPEFSGEVRARVESRLGFRVAGKITRRQAELGQHVQAGQVLAQLDAQDYRLAAEGARAQHAAALTNRDLAAADLKRYRELREQNFISGADLERRETTYKAAQAQLEQAQAQLTAQGNQANYTTLVADVPGIITAIEAEPGQVVAAGAPVVRVAQDGARDVVFAVPEDKAGRVKAGSPVTVRGWANGSEFEGQVREVAASADAVTRTYTVKVTVDPQAAPALGATVYARPKALSSSGAPVLKVPTSALRQEGQGSAVWVLDKATMTVRSQPVEVMTADGNDAVIAGGLEPGMLVVAAGVHVLQPGQKVTIYQDRSAAPVATETAATAVRSPNAPVATR; the protein is encoded by the coding sequence ATGACCGCCTCGTCAAATTTCCGGATTCCGCTCTGCATCGGCGCATTGGCCGCGGCGCTCGTCCTCGCGGGCTGCTCGCGTTCTCCGGCGGCGCAGGAGCCGGTCCGCGCCGTCAAGGTCATCGCGGTCGGCGTGAGCGGCTATGACACCGAGCCGGAGTTCTCGGGCGAAGTGCGGGCACGGGTCGAATCGCGGCTCGGCTTCCGCGTCGCCGGCAAGATCACCAGGCGGCAGGCCGAGCTCGGCCAGCACGTGCAGGCCGGGCAGGTGCTGGCCCAGCTCGATGCGCAGGACTACCGGCTCGCGGCGGAGGGCGCCAGGGCGCAGCATGCCGCCGCGCTGACCAACCGGGACCTCGCAGCCGCGGACCTCAAGCGCTACCGCGAGCTGCGCGAACAGAACTTCATCAGCGGCGCCGACCTGGAGCGCCGCGAAACCACCTACAAGGCCGCCCAGGCCCAGCTCGAACAGGCGCAGGCCCAGCTGACGGCGCAGGGGAACCAGGCCAACTACACCACGCTGGTGGCCGACGTGCCGGGCATCATCACCGCGATCGAGGCCGAGCCGGGGCAGGTGGTCGCGGCCGGTGCGCCGGTGGTGCGCGTGGCACAGGACGGTGCGCGCGACGTGGTGTTCGCGGTGCCCGAAGACAAGGCGGGCCGGGTCAAGGCCGGTTCGCCGGTCACGGTGCGCGGTTGGGCCAACGGCAGCGAATTCGAAGGCCAGGTGCGCGAAGTGGCTGCGAGTGCCGACGCCGTCACGCGCACCTACACCGTCAAGGTGACCGTCGACCCGCAGGCCGCGCCGGCGCTCGGTGCCACCGTCTACGCCCGTCCGAAGGCGCTGTCGAGCAGCGGTGCGCCGGTGCTGAAGGTGCCGACGAGTGCGCTGCGGCAGGAGGGCCAGGGCAGCGCCGTCTGGGTGCTCGACAAGGCCACGATGACGGTGCGCTCGCAGCCGGTCGAGGTGATGACCGCAGACGGCAACGATGCGGTGATCGCCGGCGGGCTGGAGCCCGGCATGCTCGTGGTCGCCGCGGGCGTGCACGTGCTGCAGCCGGGCCAGAAGGTGACGATCTACCAGGACCGCTCGGCCGCGCCGGTGGCCACGGAAACGGCAGCTACGGCGGTGCGGTCGCCCAACGCCCCGGTCGCCACGCGCTGA
- a CDS encoding efflux RND transporter permease subunit codes for MTSPNADAGKTGFNLSKWALDHVALTRYLMLVLMLLGFASYFQLGQDEDPPFTFRAMVVRTYWPGATAQQVAEQVTDKLERTLQEAPYADKIRSYSKPGESQIIFQIKDSSPPGDVANVWYTVRKKIGDMRYTLPSGVQGPFFNDDFGDVYGVIYALESEGFTYAELKTFADDVRQRLLRVKDVAKVEQFGVQDEKVFIEVSQKRLAQLGLDFSNVLAQLGSQNAIESAGTIQAPQDIVQVRVAGQFTNVEQLRAMPIRGSSGNQMRLGDIAEIHRAYVDPPAVKVRHEGQEVIALGVSMAKGGDIIALGKALKSATEQIEKQLPLGVKLVQVQDQPVAVSRSVNEFVHVLIEAVAIVLAVSFISLGLHKGGRFGWYIDIRPGLVVAITIPLVLGVTFLAMNYFGIGLHKISLGSLIIALGLLVDDAIIAVEMMVRKMEEGYDKVRAATFAYDVTAKPMLTGTLITAAGFLPIGIAKSVTGEYTFAIFAVTVIALVLSWFVSVYFVPYLGTILLKVKPHDPDAPPHELFDTPFYNTFRRTVDWCVAHRWITIGATVLMFALGIVGMGKVQQQFFPDSSRPEILVDLWFPEGTSFAANEEVARRVEQRLHQEEGVTTVTTWIGSGVPRFYLPLDQVFPQTNVSQLIVLAKDLHYRETLRLKLPALLAEEFPEVRGRVKLLPNGPPVPYPVQFRVIGTDPAELRARADEVKAVMRENPNMRGVNDNWNESVKVIRLEVDQDKARALGVTSQAIAQASRTMFSGTTVGQYRENDRLIDIVLRQSPDEREAISDVGNAYLPTASGRSIPLTQIARPVFTWEPGVMWRENRDYAITVQGDIVEGLQGATVTDQLLPRLRELEAKWHAAGQGAYRIEVAGAVEESSKGSASIVAGVPVMLFLVFTLLMLQLHSFSRSLLVFITGPLGIVGVAGALLALNRPFGFVALLGVIALMGMIQRNAVILIDQIEHDRAAGVPAWNAIVESAVRRLRPIVLTAAAAVLAMIPLSRSVFWGPMAVAIMGGLIVATVLTLLALPAMYAAWFRVGREERNPAALAEEALVRA; via the coding sequence ATGACCTCACCCAACGCCGACGCCGGCAAGACCGGCTTCAACCTCTCGAAATGGGCGCTCGATCACGTGGCGCTCACCCGCTACCTGATGCTCGTCTTGATGCTGCTGGGATTCGCGTCCTACTTCCAGCTCGGGCAGGACGAGGATCCGCCGTTCACCTTCCGCGCCATGGTGGTCCGCACCTACTGGCCGGGCGCCACCGCGCAACAGGTGGCGGAGCAGGTCACCGACAAGCTCGAACGCACGCTGCAGGAGGCGCCGTACGCCGACAAGATCCGCAGCTATTCCAAGCCCGGCGAGTCGCAGATCATCTTCCAGATCAAGGATTCGTCGCCGCCGGGCGACGTGGCGAACGTCTGGTACACGGTGCGCAAGAAGATCGGCGACATGCGCTACACGCTGCCCTCCGGCGTGCAGGGGCCGTTCTTCAACGACGACTTCGGCGATGTCTACGGCGTGATCTACGCGCTGGAAAGCGAAGGCTTCACGTATGCCGAACTCAAGACCTTCGCCGACGACGTGCGGCAGCGCCTCCTGCGCGTGAAGGACGTCGCCAAGGTCGAGCAGTTCGGCGTGCAGGACGAGAAGGTCTTCATCGAGGTCTCGCAGAAGCGGCTCGCCCAGCTCGGGCTCGATTTCAGCAACGTGCTCGCGCAGCTCGGCTCGCAGAATGCGATCGAGAGCGCCGGAACCATCCAGGCGCCGCAGGACATCGTGCAGGTGCGCGTGGCCGGCCAGTTCACGAACGTCGAGCAGTTGCGTGCCATGCCGATCCGCGGCAGCTCGGGCAACCAGATGCGGCTCGGCGACATCGCCGAAATCCATCGCGCCTACGTCGATCCGCCGGCCGTCAAGGTACGGCACGAGGGCCAGGAAGTGATCGCGCTCGGCGTTTCGATGGCCAAGGGCGGCGACATCATCGCGCTCGGCAAGGCGCTCAAGAGCGCGACCGAGCAGATCGAAAAGCAGCTGCCGCTCGGCGTCAAGCTGGTGCAGGTGCAGGACCAGCCGGTCGCGGTCTCGCGCTCGGTCAATGAATTCGTGCACGTGCTGATCGAGGCGGTGGCGATCGTGCTCGCGGTGAGCTTCATCTCGCTCGGTTTGCACAAGGGCGGGCGCTTCGGCTGGTATATCGACATCCGGCCGGGGCTGGTGGTGGCGATCACGATTCCGCTCGTGCTCGGGGTGACCTTCCTGGCCATGAACTATTTCGGCATCGGGCTGCACAAGATCTCGCTCGGCTCGCTGATCATCGCGCTCGGCCTCCTGGTGGACGACGCGATCATCGCGGTCGAGATGATGGTGCGGAAGATGGAGGAGGGCTACGACAAGGTGCGTGCCGCCACCTTCGCGTACGACGTCACGGCCAAGCCGATGCTGACCGGCACGCTGATCACGGCAGCGGGCTTCCTTCCGATCGGCATCGCGAAGTCGGTGACCGGCGAATACACCTTCGCCATCTTCGCGGTGACGGTGATCGCGCTGGTGCTGAGCTGGTTCGTGTCGGTGTACTTCGTGCCCTACCTCGGGACGATCCTCCTGAAGGTCAAGCCGCACGACCCCGATGCGCCGCCGCACGAGCTCTTCGACACGCCGTTCTACAACACCTTCCGCCGCACGGTGGACTGGTGCGTGGCGCACCGCTGGATCACCATCGGCGCCACGGTGCTGATGTTCGCGCTCGGCATCGTCGGCATGGGCAAGGTGCAGCAGCAGTTCTTCCCCGATTCGAGCCGGCCGGAGATCCTGGTCGACCTGTGGTTCCCCGAGGGCACCTCCTTTGCCGCGAACGAGGAAGTCGCCCGGCGCGTCGAGCAGCGCCTGCACCAGGAAGAGGGCGTCACCACGGTCACGACCTGGATCGGCTCGGGCGTGCCGCGCTTCTACCTGCCGCTGGACCAGGTGTTCCCGCAGACCAATGTCTCGCAGCTGATCGTGCTGGCCAAGGACCTGCACTATCGCGAGACCCTGCGCCTGAAGCTGCCCGCATTGCTGGCAGAGGAGTTCCCGGAGGTGCGCGGCCGCGTGAAGCTGCTGCCCAACGGGCCGCCGGTGCCATATCCGGTGCAGTTCCGCGTGATCGGGACCGATCCGGCCGAACTGCGTGCGCGGGCCGACGAGGTCAAGGCCGTGATGCGCGAGAACCCGAACATGCGCGGCGTCAACGACAACTGGAACGAGTCGGTCAAGGTGATCCGGCTGGAGGTCGACCAGGACAAGGCGCGCGCCCTGGGCGTGACGAGCCAGGCGATCGCGCAGGCGTCGCGGACCATGTTCAGCGGCACCACGGTCGGGCAGTACCGCGAGAACGACCGCCTCATCGACATCGTGCTGCGCCAGTCGCCGGACGAGCGCGAGGCGATTTCCGATGTCGGCAATGCCTATCTCCCGACCGCTTCGGGCCGATCGATTCCGCTGACGCAGATCGCCAGGCCGGTCTTCACCTGGGAGCCCGGTGTGATGTGGCGCGAGAACCGCGACTACGCGATCACGGTGCAGGGCGACATCGTCGAAGGACTGCAGGGCGCGACGGTGACGGATCAATTGCTGCCCAGGCTGCGCGAGCTCGAAGCGAAGTGGCATGCCGCCGGGCAGGGCGCCTACCGCATCGAGGTGGCCGGCGCGGTGGAGGAAAGCAGCAAGGGCTCGGCGTCGATCGTGGCCGGCGTGCCGGTCATGCTGTTCCTGGTGTTCACGCTGCTGATGCTGCAGCTGCACAGCTTCAGCCGCTCGCTGCTGGTCTTCATCACCGGGCCGCTGGGGATCGTCGGCGTGGCCGGCGCGTTGCTGGCGCTGAACCGGCCCTTCGGCTTCGTCGCGCTGCTGGGCGTGATCGCGCTGATGGGCATGATCCAGCGCAACGCGGTGATCCTGATCGACCAGATCGAGCACGACCGCGCGGCCGGCGTGCCGGCGTGGAACGCGATCGTCGAATCGGCGGTGCGCCGCCTGCGGCCGATCGTGCTGACGGCGGCAGCGGCCGTGCTGGCGATGATCCCGCTGTCGCGCAGCGTCTTCTGGGGGCCGATGGCGGTGGCGATCATGGGCGGGCTCATCGTCGCCACCGTGCTGACGCTGCTCGCGCTGCCGGCGATGTACGCGGCATGGTTCCGCGTCGGGCGCGAAGAGAGAAACCCTGCGGCCCTGGCGGAAGAGGCCCTCGTTCGCGCTTAA